From a region of the Salinispira pacifica genome:
- a CDS encoding ABC transporter ATP-binding protein, which yields MNISRNNSDNPVPGIDVRDLDYYYGGLKVLENIHLSVPRGSSAAVLGPSGCGKSTLLHILAGLLSPEQGEVRFQGRSVLNRQGWISYMQQDDLLLPWKTVADNIALPLILKGQKARDARRSVLNQLDQFGLEGFGSHFPEQLSGGMRQRASFMRSCMFRQDFFLLDEPFSRLDYLTRSRMHEWFQNYVEEHQPGYILVTHDPEEALLLADEIILLSSRPARIIQRFSVDAPRPRSRELIAREPMQEILRTIIAKAT from the coding sequence ATGAATATCTCCCGAAATAATTCAGATAATCCGGTCCCGGGCATTGATGTCCGGGATCTGGATTACTACTACGGCGGACTGAAGGTGCTGGAAAATATTCACCTGTCGGTACCCCGGGGCAGCTCGGCTGCGGTGCTGGGACCCAGCGGCTGCGGGAAAAGCACGCTTCTCCACATTCTTGCAGGACTGCTCAGCCCCGAGCAGGGAGAGGTGCGGTTCCAGGGCCGGAGCGTACTCAACCGCCAGGGCTGGATCAGCTACATGCAGCAGGATGACCTGCTCCTCCCATGGAAAACCGTGGCGGATAATATTGCCCTCCCCCTGATTCTCAAAGGGCAAAAGGCCCGGGACGCCCGGCGGAGCGTTCTGAACCAGCTGGACCAATTCGGCCTGGAAGGCTTCGGCAGCCATTTTCCCGAACAGCTTTCAGGAGGCATGAGGCAAAGAGCCTCGTTTATGCGGAGCTGCATGTTCCGCCAGGATTTTTTCCTGTTGGATGAGCCGTTTTCCCGGCTTGATTATCTAACCCGAAGCAGAATGCATGAATGGTTCCAGAATTACGTGGAAGAGCATCAGCCCGGATATATCCTTGTGACCCATGATCCCGAGGAAGCCCTGCTTCTGGCGGATGAGATAATTCTTCTCAGCAGCCGTCCCGCCCGGATTATTCAGCGCTTCAGCGTGGACGCCCCCCGGCCCCGGAGCCGTGAACTGATCGCCCGTGAGCCCATGCAGGAGATTCTCAGGACAATTATTGCCAAAGCAACCTGA
- a CDS encoding fructosamine kinase family protein has translation MSISGLNELSQGLDEGLRFSSLNEALKTISNSAVSDSGECSSRDLHGGCINRALILSHSSLPPLVYKYQSRAEPSLFRSEALGLLALKAAAREAGCSSLRIPEVYGVMDTGILIAYIEPGRPSPEQTLEFGAELATLHSLDLYSLFSGSHSQEGGYGFFRDNYIGLSPQSNGAEADWVDFFRTRRLGSQLELAGRAGYADAALEKRMKQLMNRLGDFLPRRPKASMLHGDLWSGNYLFSSRGEGVLIDPAVYAGHNEADLAMTELFGGFPSSFYRGYREVLPVDREYHTRRDLYNLYHMLNHLNLFGGGYRSSVLGILSSLGF, from the coding sequence ATGAGCATTTCCGGTCTGAATGAACTGTCACAGGGGCTTGATGAAGGCCTGCGTTTCTCCTCCCTGAATGAGGCCTTGAAAACAATTTCCAATTCAGCCGTTTCGGATTCCGGGGAATGCAGCAGCCGGGATCTTCACGGCGGCTGCATTAACCGCGCTTTGATCCTCAGTCATTCCTCACTTCCGCCTTTGGTGTACAAATACCAGTCCCGGGCGGAACCGTCCCTGTTCCGCTCCGAAGCACTGGGGCTTCTTGCTTTGAAAGCCGCTGCCCGGGAAGCCGGCTGCAGCAGCCTCAGGATTCCCGAAGTGTACGGGGTAATGGATACGGGCATTCTCATTGCCTACATCGAGCCCGGCCGTCCCTCCCCGGAACAGACCCTTGAGTTCGGCGCAGAGCTGGCAACTCTTCACAGCCTGGATCTGTATTCTCTGTTCTCCGGGAGTCATTCACAGGAGGGCGGTTACGGGTTTTTCCGGGACAATTACATCGGGTTGAGCCCCCAGAGCAACGGGGCTGAGGCGGACTGGGTGGATTTTTTCCGTACCCGGCGGCTGGGCTCCCAGCTGGAACTTGCCGGGAGAGCCGGGTATGCCGATGCCGCCCTGGAGAAACGGATGAAGCAGCTCATGAACAGGCTGGGAGACTTTCTGCCCCGGCGCCCGAAAGCCTCCATGCTCCACGGCGATTTATGGTCCGGAAACTATCTGTTCAGCAGCCGGGGCGAAGGGGTGCTCATTGATCCTGCGGTCTACGCCGGGCATAATGAAGCGGATCTTGCCATGACCGAACTGTTCGGCGGCTTCCCCTCCTCCTTCTACCGGGGATACCGGGAGGTGCTGCCCGTAGATAGGGAGTACCATACCCGCAGAGATCTCTATAATCTGTATCATATGCTGAACCATCTGAATCTGTTCGGAGGGGGATACCGGTCGTCTGTACTGGGAATCCTTTCCAGTCTGGGGTTTTAG
- a CDS encoding ABC transporter substrate-binding protein: MRKGTYRHIIVFLIAGIAAASLWASGGSEGAGDRNSGDISEPEKIVLTLDWVPNTNHIGAYVARDLGFFEEAGLDVEIIQPSEASAESLVAIGKADFGYSYQESVTFARTGEDELPVVALAAVIQHNTSGFASPADRGIETIADLEGMTYGGWGSPVETAMLETLLEAEGLSLDDITLLNSGSADFFAATDREVDFSWVFEGWTLVEAEIRDVPLNYLDLAELNQVFDYYTPVIIASETLLEERGDTARAFLTALSRGYEYAVENPLEAGELLVDAVPEIPAELAVQSLEFLKDEFIAEAPRWGEMRSIVWSRYADWLYENQLINRELDVEASFTNEYLPK; encoded by the coding sequence ATGCGAAAAGGTACATATCGACACATCATTGTTTTCTTGATAGCGGGTATCGCCGCGGCGTCCCTCTGGGCTTCCGGCGGCAGCGAAGGAGCAGGGGACCGGAATTCCGGAGATATTTCGGAACCGGAAAAAATTGTTCTGACCCTGGATTGGGTACCAAACACCAATCACATCGGTGCATATGTTGCCCGTGACCTTGGATTTTTTGAAGAAGCCGGCCTGGATGTTGAAATTATTCAGCCCTCGGAGGCCAGTGCGGAAAGTCTGGTGGCAATCGGCAAGGCCGACTTCGGATATTCCTACCAGGAATCGGTGACATTTGCCCGTACCGGTGAGGATGAACTTCCCGTGGTGGCCCTGGCGGCGGTGATTCAGCATAACACATCAGGTTTTGCCTCCCCCGCAGACCGTGGAATAGAGACCATAGCCGATCTTGAAGGGATGACCTACGGAGGCTGGGGATCCCCGGTGGAAACCGCCATGCTGGAGACTCTTCTGGAGGCTGAGGGATTGTCCCTGGATGATATCACCCTGCTGAACAGCGGATCGGCAGATTTCTTCGCAGCCACCGACCGGGAAGTCGATTTTTCCTGGGTGTTTGAAGGCTGGACTCTTGTGGAAGCGGAGATTCGGGACGTTCCCCTGAACTATCTTGATCTGGCCGAGCTCAACCAGGTGTTCGACTACTACACTCCGGTAATTATCGCTTCTGAAACTCTCCTGGAGGAGCGGGGCGACACCGCACGTGCATTTCTGACTGCTCTTTCCCGGGGCTATGAGTATGCCGTGGAAAACCCCCTGGAAGCCGGCGAACTTCTGGTGGATGCGGTCCCGGAAATTCCCGCCGAACTGGCGGTTCAGAGCCTTGAGTTTCTGAAAGATGAATTTATTGCGGAAGCACCCCGCTGGGGAGAAATGCGGAGCATTGTATGGAGCAGGTATGCAGACTGGCTCTATGAAAATCAGCTGATCAACAGGGAGTTGGATGTTGAAGCGAGCTTCACGAATGAATATCTCCCGAAATAA
- a CDS encoding SHOCT domain-containing protein: MYRSSAVRKRYSSTVEWTRPGDDVLFFRWSSSPRDMYHAEQIRILPGQSLLCIHNSVCTAILKEPGLYDLQGNGREFWSKVEAALEDTPSRDGGPGSSPAFFFARTGELPSQSWNSGTYLRYEEPREGVRMLLRLFGSYRVKLVNPDSYFVNLGENIGIYSLSRFRNAMTRRMPDIIAEFLKTAELSHTDFEESREDLSVKLEEVMKRACTPLGLEIFDTRIEGMVYEEEDSSPDRTPSDSGNSRVREKEPAESPVPEQLSEQPLEHSEKDDSDPLVHRLESLKKMLDRKLITPEEYQTKKEEILAKL; this comes from the coding sequence ATGTACAGGAGCTCTGCTGTCAGAAAAAGATACAGTTCCACCGTTGAATGGACCCGTCCCGGGGATGATGTACTCTTTTTCAGATGGAGCAGTTCACCCCGGGATATGTATCATGCCGAACAGATACGCATCCTGCCGGGACAGAGTCTTTTGTGCATCCACAACTCGGTATGTACGGCCATCCTCAAGGAACCCGGCCTGTATGATCTGCAGGGAAACGGCAGGGAGTTCTGGTCAAAAGTGGAAGCGGCCCTGGAAGATACGCCATCCCGGGACGGAGGCCCAGGATCCTCCCCCGCCTTCTTTTTTGCACGCACAGGTGAACTTCCCTCCCAGAGCTGGAACAGCGGAACATATCTCAGGTACGAAGAACCCCGGGAAGGCGTCCGTATGCTGCTCAGACTATTCGGCAGCTACCGGGTGAAACTGGTGAACCCCGACAGCTATTTCGTGAACCTGGGTGAAAATATCGGAATATACTCCCTCTCCCGCTTCAGGAATGCAATGACCAGACGGATGCCCGATATTATTGCCGAGTTCCTGAAAACCGCGGAGCTGAGTCACACAGACTTTGAAGAATCCAGGGAAGATTTATCGGTGAAACTTGAAGAGGTAATGAAACGGGCCTGTACACCCCTGGGGCTGGAAATCTTTGATACCCGTATTGAAGGGATGGTGTATGAAGAAGAGGACAGTTCCCCGGACAGAACTCCCTCAGACAGCGGCAACTCCAGGGTTCGGGAGAAAGAGCCTGCCGAAAGCCCGGTTCCGGAACAGCTGAGTGAACAGCCCCTGGAACATAGTGAGAAAGATGATTCCGACCCGCTGGTTCACAGACTTGAGAGTCTGAAAAAGATGCTTGACCGTAAGCTGATCACCCCGGAAGAATATCAGACGAAAAAGGAAGAGATCCTGGCGAAGCTGTAA
- a CDS encoding low molecular weight protein-tyrosine-phosphatase → MTHPTRVLFVCTGNICRSPLAHAVFEHIIRTRGLNHEFEVESAGTHGYHVGEDADPRMRSTAARRGVPFSHPARKLIQSDLEYYDVIFAMDRGHYSKLKDMAAGAENPAAIYMFREFDPRGNASMDVPDPYYGGQNGFDDVFDIVERSSEQILNALKSGETAGRT, encoded by the coding sequence ATGACACATCCTACACGGGTACTCTTTGTGTGTACCGGAAATATCTGCCGAAGCCCTCTGGCCCATGCGGTTTTTGAACACATTATCCGGACCCGGGGGCTGAACCATGAGTTCGAAGTGGAGTCTGCAGGCACCCACGGGTATCATGTGGGAGAGGATGCGGACCCCAGAATGCGAAGTACCGCAGCACGGCGGGGTGTACCCTTTTCCCATCCCGCACGGAAACTTATCCAGTCTGATCTGGAATACTACGATGTGATTTTCGCCATGGACCGGGGCCACTATTCCAAGCTCAAGGATATGGCCGCCGGAGCGGAAAATCCTGCGGCCATATACATGTTCCGGGAGTTTGATCCCCGGGGAAATGCTTCAATGGATGTTCCCGACCCCTATTACGGCGGTCAGAACGGGTTCGACGATGTGTTTGATATTGTTGAGCGAAGCAGCGAACAGATTCTGAATGCCCTGAAATCCGGAGAGACTGCGGGGCGAACATGA
- a CDS encoding thiamine-binding protein yields MEPHDSHAAAPSNEPDIHLSLQVLPRVDDERLYPVIDKVIAHIAASGFKYWVGPMETTIQGPLTSLLELVKEAQQICVKEGAERIVSYVKIDYKTRGVAYEEKMAKYS; encoded by the coding sequence ATGGAACCTCATGACTCTCATGCCGCGGCCCCATCCAATGAGCCGGATATTCATCTCAGCCTGCAGGTCCTTCCCAGGGTCGATGATGAGCGGCTGTACCCGGTTATAGATAAGGTGATCGCCCACATCGCCGCCTCAGGATTCAAATACTGGGTTGGTCCCATGGAAACCACCATTCAGGGACCCCTCACTTCTCTCCTTGAACTGGTGAAGGAAGCACAGCAGATATGCGTGAAAGAGGGAGCTGAGCGCATCGTTTCCTACGTGAAAATCGATTACAAAACCCGGGGGGTGGCCTATGAAGAAAAAATGGCCAAGTATTCCTGA
- a CDS encoding ABC transporter permease, whose amino-acid sequence MKKKWPSIPDSRLLRFLLPTGILLLLIAGWQLLSPLLPPYVLPGPYAIVRSFVEVFPVLMEHSVSTLHAAGLGLFIAVAAALLFALLMDSLNLLYHLFYPMAVASQTIPLIAVAPLFILWFGFGIVPKILAVVLVCFFPILVNLLKSFSALDRDYIELMKSMGAGRLQIYRHVKLPGTLPAFFAGMRIAATYSIMGAVIGEWLGGSSGLGVYLIRSQKSFAASRVFAAILMIMLLSAGFFLLVKLMEYLFLPYRRENRTAEPAV is encoded by the coding sequence ATGAAGAAAAAATGGCCAAGTATTCCTGATTCCCGGCTTCTGCGCTTTCTGCTGCCCACAGGAATTCTGCTGCTTCTGATTGCAGGATGGCAGTTGCTTTCGCCTCTGCTGCCCCCCTATGTTCTTCCGGGACCCTACGCAATTGTGCGCTCGTTTGTGGAGGTGTTTCCTGTGCTCATGGAGCATTCCGTGAGCACGCTTCACGCTGCGGGGCTGGGGCTGTTCATTGCGGTGGCGGCAGCACTGCTGTTTGCCCTTCTCATGGATAGTCTGAACCTTCTCTACCATCTGTTTTACCCCATGGCGGTTGCCAGTCAGACCATTCCGCTTATTGCGGTGGCACCTCTGTTCATTCTGTGGTTCGGTTTCGGGATCGTGCCCAAAATTCTTGCGGTGGTGCTGGTATGTTTTTTTCCCATCCTGGTGAATCTGCTGAAAAGTTTCAGCGCCCTGGACAGGGATTACATCGAGCTGATGAAGAGCATGGGGGCCGGAAGGCTGCAGATCTACCGGCATGTGAAGCTTCCCGGTACCTTGCCGGCGTTCTTCGCGGGAATGCGGATCGCTGCAACCTATTCCATTATGGGGGCGGTGATCGGCGAATGGCTGGGAGGCAGTTCCGGGCTGGGAGTGTATCTGATCAGGAGTCAGAAATCATTTGCCGCCAGCAGGGTGTTCGCAGCAATTCTGATGATCATGCTTCTCAGTGCAGGATTTTTTCTTCTGGTAAAGCTGATGGAATACCTGTTTCTGCCCTACCGCCGTGAGAACAGAACGGCCGAGCCGGCGGTGTGA
- a CDS encoding YicC/YloC family endoribonuclease has translation MIHSMTGYASREYSSENLTLSIEIKGYNNRYLDPQISLPSTLGRLEQELRDELKTHISRGRVEVYLRLQSGAEQTRVRIDDSQAEALVDAMNQLKRRYRLKNRPSLSDLMAFDGIIKLEKQRDQEDVLPIIRSTFSQALTEFNESRQREGESTARDIMEQLQRFGNSFQVIRNEESRIESHINTQLRSRFQEVLGDRIEEDRILTELASLLVKHSINEEISRLQAHIQQFTDEFNRGGAVGKRLDFLCQEMNRETNTIGSKNLLKEISAAVIDMKDALENIREQLRNIE, from the coding sequence ATGATACACAGCATGACCGGCTATGCCAGCCGGGAGTACAGCAGCGAGAACCTCACCCTCAGCATTGAAATAAAGGGATACAACAACCGATATCTGGATCCCCAGATCTCCCTGCCCTCCACCCTTGGAAGACTTGAGCAGGAGCTTCGGGATGAACTGAAAACCCATATCAGCCGGGGGCGGGTGGAAGTGTATCTGCGCCTCCAGTCCGGGGCCGAACAGACCCGGGTGCGAATCGATGACTCCCAGGCCGAAGCCCTGGTGGATGCGATGAATCAGCTGAAACGCCGCTACCGCCTGAAAAACAGGCCCTCCCTTTCGGATCTTATGGCGTTTGACGGGATTATCAAACTGGAAAAGCAGCGGGATCAGGAAGATGTGCTGCCGATTATCCGCAGCACCTTCAGCCAGGCCCTGACCGAGTTTAATGAAAGCAGACAGCGTGAAGGTGAGTCCACAGCCAGGGACATTATGGAGCAGCTCCAGCGTTTCGGAAATTCCTTCCAGGTGATCCGGAATGAAGAAAGCCGGATCGAGAGTCATATTAACACTCAGCTGCGAAGCCGCTTTCAGGAAGTGCTTGGAGACAGAATTGAAGAGGACCGGATTCTCACCGAACTGGCCTCTCTTCTGGTTAAGCACTCCATTAACGAGGAGATCAGCCGTCTTCAGGCTCATATTCAGCAGTTCACCGATGAATTCAACCGGGGAGGTGCGGTGGGGAAGCGGCTGGATTTCCTCTGCCAGGAGATGAACCGGGAGACCAATACCATCGGCTCAAAAAATCTGTTGAAGGAAATATCCGCTGCGGTTATTGATATGAAGGATGCCCTGGAAAATATCAGAGAACAGCTGAGAAATATCGAATAG
- the murC gene encoding UDP-N-acetylmuramate--L-alanine ligase, with amino-acid sequence MIGIKGTGMAALAELLVHEGAEVSGSDVADQFYTDAILKKNSIPVFQGFDANQVPYDAELIIYSSAYDPQTHPELQRVLTLELPMMEYSAALAAYSRSIPFAAVAGVHGKTTTTAMIGTMIRRLELPAKVLVGSGVSNFQGSPTYSGGNDFFVAETCEYRRHFLNFNPQVCLITSIEADHLDYFENEADVRFAFTQLMEKLPPGGTVVYCADDPGAKQTVESYASGNPGLNYIPYGFSSGETELEPLRSYRISNHRVESGSQSFTLERVPGAVQPRNPDSVGRPVSGEPARRDIRLQYPGVHSVLNAAGALALLESIVSLGGESAGSIGFDDLSDALGQFTGTTRRSEVVGQAKGITIIDDYAHHPRAIAGTLQGFRDFYPGRRIVVDFMSHTYSRTFALKDEFAQCFQAADVLVLNDIYASAREENRWGIRGEDLAEAVSRNHSHVHYIPDFSGAAEFAQKHLQSGDIFVTMGAGDNWRVGRMVLNALEARSS; translated from the coding sequence ATGATCGGCATCAAGGGTACGGGGATGGCCGCCCTTGCCGAGCTTCTGGTACACGAAGGGGCTGAAGTTTCCGGTTCCGATGTGGCGGATCAGTTCTATACTGATGCAATTCTGAAAAAAAACAGTATTCCGGTGTTTCAGGGATTCGATGCCAATCAGGTTCCGTACGATGCGGAGCTGATCATCTATTCTTCCGCATACGATCCCCAAACCCATCCTGAACTCCAGCGGGTTCTCACCCTGGAACTCCCCATGATGGAATATTCTGCGGCTCTTGCGGCGTATTCCCGGAGTATTCCGTTTGCGGCAGTTGCGGGGGTGCACGGAAAAACCACAACCACCGCCATGATCGGAACCATGATCCGCCGGCTGGAACTTCCCGCCAAGGTTCTGGTGGGAAGCGGTGTGAGCAATTTTCAGGGAAGTCCCACCTACAGCGGGGGGAACGATTTTTTTGTGGCAGAAACCTGCGAGTACCGCCGGCACTTTTTGAACTTCAATCCCCAGGTGTGTCTGATTACCAGTATCGAAGCGGATCATCTGGATTATTTCGAAAATGAAGCTGATGTGCGTTTTGCCTTCACCCAGCTCATGGAAAAGCTTCCCCCGGGAGGTACTGTGGTGTACTGTGCCGACGATCCAGGGGCAAAACAGACCGTGGAGTCCTATGCATCGGGCAATCCCGGGCTGAACTACATTCCCTACGGGTTCAGTTCAGGTGAAACCGAACTTGAACCATTGAGAAGTTACCGCATCAGTAATCACCGGGTGGAGTCCGGAAGCCAGAGTTTCACTCTTGAGCGTGTACCCGGTGCAGTTCAGCCGAGGAATCCTGACTCCGTAGGCAGGCCGGTGAGCGGCGAACCCGCCAGAAGGGATATCCGCCTCCAGTATCCCGGGGTTCACTCGGTGCTGAATGCTGCCGGCGCCCTGGCTCTTCTTGAGTCCATAGTCTCCCTTGGCGGTGAGTCTGCGGGAAGCATCGGGTTTGACGATCTTTCCGACGCTCTGGGCCAGTTCACCGGAACCACACGGCGCAGCGAGGTGGTGGGGCAGGCGAAAGGAATCACCATAATTGACGACTACGCCCACCATCCCCGGGCAATCGCCGGTACACTCCAGGGGTTCCGGGACTTTTATCCCGGCAGGCGGATTGTTGTGGATTTCATGTCCCACACCTACAGCCGGACCTTTGCCCTGAAGGATGAGTTCGCCCAATGCTTTCAGGCTGCGGACGTTCTTGTTCTGAATGATATTTATGCTTCAGCACGGGAAGAAAACCGCTGGGGCATTCGGGGGGAGGATCTCGCAGAAGCGGTTTCCCGGAATCATTCCCATGTTCACTACATACCGGACTTTTCCGGAGCCGCAGAGTTTGCCCAAAAACATCTGCAGTCCGGTGATATTTTTGTTACCATGGGAGCGGGGGACAACTGGCGTGTGGGCCGAATGGTGCTGAATGCCCTTGAAGCCCGCAGCAGCTGA
- the cmk gene encoding (d)CMP kinase, giving the protein MTKIETLKKSIEGRRICIAVSGKSGCGNTTTSSLIARTLGLNLINYTFRSLAEERGVSLKEIMRQAAASDEVDRIVDRRQVELAQEGNCVLASRLAIWLTRASADLTVYLHAPDEVRVQRIHQREGGDINEILEFTRERDRQDHERYLKLYNIDNDSYDFADLILDAGSNNPNQLLDLVVDELLRRFGPGEESP; this is encoded by the coding sequence ATGACGAAAATAGAAACATTGAAGAAATCCATAGAGGGAAGACGCATTTGCATTGCCGTCTCCGGAAAGAGCGGCTGCGGAAATACCACCACCAGCAGTCTCATTGCCCGTACCCTGGGGCTGAATCTGATAAATTATACCTTTCGCAGCCTGGCCGAAGAGCGGGGTGTTTCTCTGAAGGAGATTATGCGACAGGCAGCCGCAAGCGATGAGGTCGACCGCATCGTGGACCGGAGACAGGTCGAGCTTGCCCAAGAGGGCAACTGTGTTCTCGCCTCCCGGCTGGCTATCTGGCTTACCCGTGCCTCTGCGGATCTCACCGTATATCTTCATGCTCCGGATGAAGTACGGGTACAGCGCATTCATCAGCGTGAGGGTGGTGACATTAATGAAATTCTGGAATTTACCCGGGAGCGGGACCGACAGGACCACGAACGCTATTTGAAACTGTATAATATAGATAATGATTCCTATGATTTTGCGGATCTGATCCTGGATGCAGGTTCCAACAACCCCAATCAGCTGCTGGATCTGGTGGTTGATGAACTTCTCAGGAGATTCGGACCGGGAGAGGAGAGTCCATGA